The Fusarium oxysporum f. sp. lycopersici 4287 chromosome 1, whole genome shotgun sequence DNA segment AAGCCAGGTTGGCCAAGGCTATGGCCTCGCGAACCTCACAATCGTCGCCTCGCAGCTCCATCGATACTTCTCGTAGTTCGGTTGACAAGGAGCGCCCTGCTAGCACTGAACCCGTTGTGACGAGACAAAGCATCGAAGTATCGGAAATTAAGCCAACTGAATCCGCCAACCAAGTCGACAAGTCGACCTCCTCTGACAGCCCAGCTTCCGCCCCCGCAGCTGAACAACCAGCGACATCTGAAGGAAGCGATAGTAGGGAGATTAGTGAACAAAACTTCAAGCATGATTTCCCCACCCCGATTATCGTTGAGCCACCTTCTGAGGCCGAACCTCGAAGTGCACCAGAACAAGAAGTTACGGACAAATCCGATATCCAACTAAAACCGAACAGTCCAATACCAGATACCAGGCATCCTGTAGAGGCACCACAGATCGTAGATGCTCCAGTTGAAGAGTCACAGAAAGACCAGGATGCCACCCAAGCTCACACGCCTCGTTCAGAGGAGATTCAAGAGTACATTGAGCAAATCGACTCACTACAAGCCAAACTGCAGTTTTTATCTAAAAATGCCACGGATGCAGCTAGGCAGACTGCAAGTTCTGCTGAAGCGGGTAGTGTAGAGCGCAAATTGGCCGAaaaggatgagaagatcgCTCTGCTAATGGAGGAAGGACGAAAGCTTTCAACTTCAGAGCAAAAGTTCCGAACAACCGTTCGCAAGCTGCGCACCCAGATTATAGACAATGAGAAACAGGCCAATGAACTCAAAAAAGGTAAAGAAAAAGCTCTGGCCGAGGTGGAATCCCTACGTAGTCGAATCAAGAGCaaggaagagcaagagaagagaaacgaGGAAGTGCGAAAAGCGAACGCTACGCTCCAGAAGGAAATCGACGCCCTGAAGAAAGACAaagctgtcaaggaggaggCCTATCGACGTCTGGAGCAAGAATCTAAAGCCAAGGCTGAGCAAATACAAGCCGCCCACACTGAGGCATTGAAAAAGGCGCTAGATATTGAGAAGAACAAACAGCAGGAACTTGACCATACTATCGCATCACTGCGGTCAGAAAAGGAGGCATTGGTTGAGAAGTTGCGCCTGACTGAGGTTGAGTGGCAAGAGAAGCTAGACCGAGCATTAGAACGTGGTCGGAATACTGAAGAAGAGTTGAAACTTGAGCTGAGAGCGGCCGAGGGCAAACTCGAGGCAATGAGAGTGACGGCCGAGGAGGCTTCTGCAGGATCAGGTGGTGACATCAAGTTGATACGACATATTGAAACCCTCCAATCGCAGTATGCATCAGCCAGCGAGAACTGGCAAGGTATAGAAACCTCACTCCTGACTAAGGCTGCCAGCCTTAAAAAGGAAAGGGACGAAGCGCAACGACGAGAGTCAGAAATGCGGAAGAAGGCTCGTGACGCGGTAAATTACATGTTCTCGACAGTAAAAAAAGGGGGAAGATGGCTGACACCTTCACAGGCAACTCGGTACAAGCGACTCGAGGATGAGCTTCAGGACGTTAGTCCAGCTCTCACAGCCGCTCGGCAGGAGCTCGAGACATGTCGTGAAGAGCTTGCTGCCCTCAGAATCCAACACAAGAGCGTGGAGACGGCCCTTGAACAGGCACGCAacgagctcgagaagcaaCAGCGAGCGGCGAGTAGGGAGGTGTTGGCTGAGGCCGAACGAAGGCAATGGGCAGACGATGTTGCTACAAGCACACCCAGGTCTCAGAGCAGACCCGATTCCCCATTGCTCTCTGTTGCCCGAACCTTTAGCTCGGACTTCATCGGGCTTCCTGTACCAGCAAGACAGCCTCGTCGAGTTCCCACACCGGGAAGCCAAACCGACAGCGCcggcgatggcttcttctttggccgAAGAATGTCCAGTCAACCTCCTCGCCCTAGTGCTTTGTCCACGGCCGGTCATGCGATACCTCCTCCACCCCCTTTCTCACCCTTTGAGCCACCTACCGAGTCACCGCGCGCCGCATCACCGCCGCCAGATCGTGATGATGGTCTAGATGACGGCGACCCTTCATCTCCCCGCAACGTTGCGCAAGACATGATTTCGGTATCGACAGTTGGGGCTGGTCCTTCCGTTCAGCTCGTCGAGAGAATGAGCGCGGCAATTCGACGACTGGAAGCCGAGAAGGTGGCTGCTAAAGAAGAAATGGCTCGTGTATGCAGCCAGCGAGACGAAGCGCGATCTGATATTGTGAACCTGATGACAGAGCTGGAAACACAAAAAACCGCTTCGGCACGGGTAACAGAGCTAGAAGCAGAAGTAGAGAACATCAACTCGCGATATCAGACAACATTAGAGATGCTGGGCGAGAAGAGCGAGCTCgttgaggagctcaaggctgaCGTTCAGGACGTCAAGGACATGTATCGCGAGTTGGTGGAACGGACCGTGATGAAGTAAGAAAAGGGAAGAACTTGTTTCTATTTCACTTCGTTATCTTCTGCCTTGTTTTCGTTGCTCTCTCGTGTTCGCATCTTAGACTCGGGAAAAGTCGTGATATCTTGCAcattttttctctttcttctaGCATGTATTCCTAGCTACCCTGACAACTCGATACCCTCACGCTCTGCACCTTGTAAAACATATCGGCGTACCTGTTGACAAAGAGACAGAGTTAGATGGGAGTTTATAGAGTGGTgcgaagagaagagagccAAGAACTCCATTTTCGTTGTGTTTTTAGAGATATACATACTTCTTTATCTGGTGCCAGATCAAGTGCTAGCTCATCCGCGCTGTTCTTTAGGGTGAAATCAGCGCCTTCTTTGAGGAGGGCAACAGCAGTGTCTCCTGGAGAACACAGGTTAGTGGCTTTTTGACGCCGGTGGCAAAGAGTCTTTTTACCATGTCCCTCTGCAATTGCGTGATGAAGGGGAGTGAACCCCTCATTATCGGCAGGGTTTAGTGGACTTCTGTTTTTGAGAAGCAGAGTCACCATAGGTACAGAAccgacagcagcagcgcgATGTATGGGATACTGGCCCCTACGATCACGTACTCGGGTCGACGCGCCGTTGTCGATAAGAACACGGGCAATGTCAAGGTTCTTCTTGGAGGCGACAAAGTGAAGGGCAGTCTATATGCTGAGCTTAGATGGTTCTCAATTCAGATGTAGCGATTGAAGCGTTACCTGTCCAGCAGAGTCTTTGAGGTCCGGTGAGTATATTTAGAGTGATAGACGGAGAGCAAGACTTACTCTTGAGGTTCACGTCCGCGTCTTTGGACAGGATAAGTTTGACGACAGATTCACCCTCTGGAACACTGGCTGAGATCATCAAAGGAGACCACCCGCTTTCATCCTAGAATGTGTTGGTTATTGTCCTGGAGGTGGAGGAAGACTTTCAATGAGAAGTCGTTGCTCACCTGGACATCAGCATCGAAACTGCGTTGGTTGGCTAACAACTGAACGATGTCCAAGTTGTTAGAAGAAGCTGCCCAGTGTATAGGATACCGACCATCATTATCCTTTCGTTGCGACAATTTTGGGTCTGACTGTCCAAGAAATTAATGTctgatatatataattataaagctGAATGCCGACCTTGAGAAGCCCTTCAAAAACAGTTACTATATTTGCCGATTAGGGGTGATCACAGTCATGGAGTTGTATAATTCAATAGGCATACCTCGCCCCTCACGAGCAGCGGCATGGAGAGGGAACTTATCATCGTTATCCATACTGCCTACGAAGCAATACGAGCGGATAAGAAAACAAATGTTGCTAATAAACTCCCGTCGGGATGGAGATATCAAACAGGTGCTGCTTGTTAGTGTGACGACCGGCTGTAGGTAGCTGATCTTACGTAGATCCCTGTCAGCGCAGAAGAGAGCTAGCAGGAAGTCAGGGACTGAGTGG contains these protein-coding regions:
- a CDS encoding 26S proteasome non-ATPase regulatory subunit 10, encoding MDNDDKFPLHAAAREGRVTVFEGLLKSDPKLSQRKDNDGRYPIHWAASSNNLDIVQLLANQRSFDADVQDESGWSPLMISASVPEGESVVKLILSKDADVNLKNSAGQTALHFVASKKNLDIARVLIDNGASTRVRDRRGQYPIHRAAAVGSVPMVTLLLKNRSPLNPADNEGFTPLHHAIAEGHGDTAVALLKEGADFTLKNSADELALDLAPDKEVRRYVLQGAEREGIELSG